Below is a window of Natronorubrum halophilum DNA.
GGTCGTGGTACTGACGCATCATCGGCGTCAGCTCGTCGTGTCTCTCGGCCATCTTTTCGGGAGGGCCAAGCGCCGGATCCATATGCAGAACCCGCCGTCGAATGCGGAAATAGCTTGCTGGATCGACCGCGCCGAACCGCTCGAGCCGTCGGCATCAGCGCCGGCGGACGACTGAGGACGGTACGTTTTCGGCGTCGAATCGAAACGGATCCGGGAACGGTCTCCGTTTCCGTCGAAGCACGTACGGACGTTACTGCAGCGATTCGTCGGTTTCGTAGTACCGTTCGGCGTGCGCACGACAGCCGGGATTAAACGCAGCGTCACATGAGGGGCAGCGATACTCGGCCTCGAGGTATTCTGGGACGGTGAGTTCGGTTTCACAGGCGCCACACAGGACCGACGGCTCGTCGAAGCGGTCTCGAGGCCACGGACTCGCGTCGTGGTCCGTCACCGCCTCGTGACACCGATAACAGGGATAGTACTGCTCGCAGCAGGCGAATTTGAAGGCGACGACGTCGAGGTCGGTGTGGTAGTGAGCGCACCGAGTATCTGAACCGACGTCGACGCCGCGAACGGGCGTTTCGGACACGGTGAGTGGGTGAATCGACGGTCGGACGCCCCTTCGAGGTTGTGGTTCGGGACGGGAGCCGATCGTCGACAGAAGCGTCAGCGGGGCCAGCGGACGTGAGTGGCCTAATCCCGGCGGCCCCGTGAGTGAGACGGCCGCTCGCGTCGCGACTCGAGCGGCCGCGATCGGGCCGGTCGCGACACGGGTGCGTTCGCTACTCGAACGCCGCCGTGTCGCCGCGGCGGTAGCGGTCGAGTCGGCGGTAGCCGTGGACGGTCGCGCCGTCGTCCAGTTCGATCTCGTAGCGGCCGATGATGTCCTGGGTGTCGGGAACGGCTCGCCGTTCGACGACTTCGACAACCGCACGCCAGCCGTCCTCAGTCGGAGCGATTTCGCTGACGGCGTCGAACTCCCTGCCGATGAGTTCGCCCGCCGTCGACCGGACCCGTTGTCGAACGGCGAGGACGCCTTCGATCTCGTCGTGATCGGTTTCGACGTCCGCATCGACGTCGTCGGGGTCCGACTTCTCTTCGGCGGTCATGTCGGCCGAGAGGTCTCGGCTCCGGGTTTCGTCGGTCGCCTGTTCGTCTTGTTCTTGTTCGTTTTCGGCTGTTTGACTGTCACTCACGGTTGAATCACTCTCATCGTGTTGGTAGCAAAAGCCGTCGTCTCGGGCTGGCCGTGAACAGCGCTCGCCGTCCTCGG
It encodes the following:
- a CDS encoding CHY zinc finger protein; translated protein: MSETPVRGVDVGSDTRCAHYHTDLDVVAFKFACCEQYYPCYRCHEAVTDHDASPWPRDRFDEPSVLCGACETELTVPEYLEAEYRCPSCDAAFNPGCRAHAERYYETDESLQ
- the gvpO gene encoding gas vesicle protein GvpO, halophile-type → MAEADTQQSAEQCKALTEDGERCSRPARDDGFCYQHDESDSTVSDSQTAENEQEQDEQATDETRSRDLSADMTAEEKSDPDDVDADVETDHDEIEGVLAVRQRVRSTAGELIGREFDAVSEIAPTEDGWRAVVEVVERRAVPDTQDIIGRYEIELDDGATVHGYRRLDRYRRGDTAAFE